The following proteins are co-located in the Heteronotia binoei isolate CCM8104 ecotype False Entrance Well chromosome 8, APGP_CSIRO_Hbin_v1, whole genome shotgun sequence genome:
- the LOC132576094 gene encoding mesotocin receptor-like produces the protein MKNSSFALQDVIHQPGIPFHNSTNTTSLPERQPRDEQLAQIEIAVLGVLFMAASAGNFILILVLWKRRMKLSRVYVFLLHLSVADLTVAFFLVLPQLFWKITDVFMGPDILCRTISYLQLLSMFASTYMIVVMAMDRLQAVCYPMVPFQKKGAIWNTSICTSWFISLILSIPQVFIFRKSEVSPGIFDCQADFIEPWGTKLYVTWISVAIFFLPAAILTICHVRICRAVQMNMSLKNYSEFQVTNPKQILPSQPSNVNCMTNAMIKTIRMTVVIVVAYVVCWSPFFIAQLWTAWHPSDARTEGPVIAILMLLGNLNSCVNPWIYMYFCGQIPRCSKKKMDNTTAHEESTNTGSVNLGEKESEDNITSV, from the exons ATGAAGAACTCCTCATTTGCACTTCAAGATGTTATCCACCAGCCTGGTATCCCCTTTCACAACTCAACAAACACCACAAGTCTGCCTGAAAGGCAACCAAGAGATGAGCAGTTGGCTCAGATAGAGATTGCTGTGCTAGGAGTGTTATTTATGGCAGCCTCTGCAGGCAATTTCATTCTCATACTGGTGTTATGGAAGAGAAGAATGAAGCTGTCTAGGGTGTATGTGTTCTTGCTTCATCTAAGTGTTGCAGACTTGACGGTTGCATTTTTTCTAGTTCTTCCTCAGCTTTTTTGGAAAATTACAGATGTTTTCATGGGTCCAGATATCTTGTGCAGAACCATAAGCTATCTCCAGTTGTTGAGCATGTTTGCCTCCACTTATATGATAGTGGTTATGGCAATGGACAGACTCCAAGCAGTGTGTTATCCCATGGTACCCTTCCAAAAGAAAGGAGCTATTTGGAACACTTCCATCTGCACCAGCTGGTTTATTTCTTTGATCCTCAGCATTCCCCAAGTATTTATCTTTCGGAAGAGTGAAGTATCTCCAGGTATCTTTGATTGCCAAGCAGACTTCATTGAGCCCTGGGGCACTAAGCTATATGTAACTTGGATCTCTGTAgctattttcttccttcctgcgGCCATCTTAACAATATGCCATGTTAGGATTTGCAGAGCAGTCCAAATGAACATGAGTTTGAAAAACTACAGTGAATTTCAAGTAACAAACCCGAAACAGATATTGCCATCTCAGCCAAGTAATGTGAACTGTATGACCAACGCTATGATCAAGACTATAAGGATGACAGTGGTGATAGTTGTTGCTTACGTTGTCTGTTGGTCACCTTTCTTCATTGCACAGCTGTGGACTGCATGGCACCCCAGTGATGCCAGAACTGAAG GTCCAGTAATAGCCATTCTTATGCTCCTAGGGAATCTTAATAGCTGTGTCAACCCATGGATTTATATGTACTTTTGTGGTCAAATACCACGCTGTTCAAAGAAAAAAATGGACAACACCACTGCTCACGAGGAGTCCACCAATACAGGCAGTGTTAATTTGGGAGAGAAAGAATCTGAAGATAATATTACATCAGTATAA